A region from the Acyrthosiphon pisum isolate AL4f chromosome A1, pea_aphid_22Mar2018_4r6ur, whole genome shotgun sequence genome encodes:
- the Sni gene encoding sniffer isoform 3 (isoform 3 is encoded by transcript variant 2), whose translation MELKKNPQLHILEADLIDHGSFFNLASQVSNIVKDKGLNVLINNAGISSKFTRIGLVKSEDLLNHFKINTIGPIMLTQALLPLLKMASEKDKSATGVYKAVIVNMSSILGSITKNDQGGFYPYRTSKTAINVATKSLSVDLKNNGILAVSIHPGWVKTAMGGTSAPLEVEQSVTGICHFLKNINKSHNGGFYDFEGKVLPW comes from the exons ATCTAATTGATCATGGATCATTCTTTAATTTGGCTTCACAAGTTTCAAATATTGTTAAAGACAAAGGTCTCAATGTCCTAATTAACAATGCTGGGATATCATCAAAATTTACTAGGATTGGCTTAGTAAAATCTGAAGATTTACTAaaccatttcaaaataaataccattgGACCTATAATGTTaacacaa gcattattaccattattaaaaaTGGCTTCAGAAAAAGATAAATCTGCCACTGGAGTATATAAAGCTGTAATTGTTAATATGAGTTCAATTTTGGGTTCCATCACTAAAAATGATCAAGGTGGTTTTTATCCATATAGAACAAGCAAG acTGCCATAAACGTTGCTACAAAATCGTTGAGTGTTGatcttaaaaataatggaatattGGCAGTTAGCATTCATCCTGGATGGGTTAAAACTGCAATGGGTGGTACAAGTGCACCACTTGAAGTTGAACAGTCTGTTACAGGAATCTGCCACTTCTTGAAGAATATTAACAAATCCCACAATGGTggattttatgattttgaagGAAAAGTACTTCCTTGgtaa